One stretch of Rhodospirillales bacterium DNA includes these proteins:
- the murB gene encoding UDP-N-acetylmuramate dehydrogenase — MMPALHHSHGLIERLPMVRGRYTAGAPLSGVTWFRVGGPAEVLYRPADADDLAAFLAARPKDVPLTVLGVGSNVLVRDGGVPGVVIRLGRAFAATETRGTEIVAGAGALDVTVARVASDSGIAGLEFLIGIPGTIGGALRMNAGAFGGEIKDVVVAVDALDPAGDRKSLEPDDLGFGYRSSAVPEDWIFVGARLVGRPDEPDVIARRIEDIRTRRDATQPTRVRTGGSTFANPPGHSAWRLIDAAGCRGLRVGGAVVSEKHCNFLINTGSATAADLEALGEEVRRRVFETSGVRLDWEIRRIGVPTAAPAIRGVSQP; from the coding sequence ATGATGCCGGCGCTCCATCATTCACACGGGCTGATCGAGCGGTTGCCGATGGTGCGTGGCCGCTACACCGCGGGGGCGCCGCTCTCCGGCGTCACCTGGTTCCGCGTCGGCGGCCCGGCGGAGGTCCTGTATCGGCCCGCCGACGCCGACGATCTGGCCGCCTTCCTCGCCGCCAGGCCCAAGGATGTTCCGCTGACCGTCCTCGGCGTCGGCTCGAACGTGCTGGTCCGCGACGGTGGCGTGCCGGGGGTGGTCATCCGCCTCGGACGCGCGTTCGCGGCGACCGAGACGCGGGGGACGGAGATTGTCGCCGGCGCCGGCGCGCTCGACGTCACCGTCGCGCGTGTCGCGTCCGACTCCGGGATCGCCGGCCTGGAATTCCTGATCGGCATCCCGGGGACGATCGGCGGCGCGCTCCGCATGAATGCCGGCGCCTTCGGCGGCGAGATCAAGGACGTGGTGGTTGCCGTCGACGCCCTCGATCCGGCCGGCGACCGCAAGAGCCTTGAGCCTGACGACCTCGGCTTCGGCTACCGTTCGAGCGCCGTGCCCGAAGACTGGATCTTCGTCGGCGCGCGTCTCGTCGGCAGGCCCGACGAGCCCGACGTCATTGCCCGGCGCATAGAGGACATCCGCACCCGACGCGACGCGACGCAGCCGACCCGCGTGCGCACCGGCGGCAGCACCTTCGCCAATCCGCCCGGCCATTCGGCATGGCGCCTGATCGACGCGGCCGGTTGCCGCGGACTCAGGGTCGGTGGCGCCGTCGTCTCGGAGAAGCACTGCAACTTCCTGATCAACACCGGATCGGCGACCGCCGCCGACCTGGAAGCGCTCGGCGAGGAGGTGCGACGCCGGGTATTCGAAACCTCGGGCGTCCGTCTCGATTGGGAGATCCGCCGCATCGGCGTTCCGACGGCGGCGCCCGCGATCCGCGGGGTTTCGCAGCCATGA
- a CDS encoding D-alanine--D-alanine ligase codes for MTHVAVLMGGWSAEREVSLVSGAACAEALRAAGYDVTAIDVRRDVAALLAALTPAPDVAFNALHGRYGEDGCIQGLLNILGVPYTHSGLLASALAMDKPMAQRLCAHAGIPVPEHRVVDRRAVAAGAAMSPPYVLKPLNEGSSVGVHIVLEGEASPLADGDWSFGDQVMIERFIPGRELTVAVMGERALTVTEITTARGFYDYDAKYAPGGSVHVVPADLESTVFEEALRLARLAHATLGCRGVSRADFRFDGRALFLLEVNTQPGMTPTSLVPEQAAHVGLAFPDLVRWMVENAQCDS; via the coding sequence ATGACCCATGTCGCGGTGCTGATGGGCGGATGGTCGGCGGAGCGGGAGGTGTCGCTGGTGAGCGGCGCCGCCTGCGCCGAGGCGTTGCGGGCGGCCGGCTACGACGTCACCGCCATCGACGTGCGGCGGGATGTGGCGGCGCTCCTCGCCGCCCTGACGCCGGCGCCGGACGTGGCGTTCAACGCGCTGCACGGGCGCTACGGCGAGGACGGCTGCATCCAGGGACTGCTGAACATCCTGGGCGTCCCCTACACCCATTCAGGCCTGCTCGCGTCGGCATTGGCGATGGACAAGCCGATGGCGCAGCGCCTGTGCGCCCATGCCGGCATACCGGTGCCGGAGCATCGGGTAGTGGATCGCCGCGCCGTTGCCGCCGGCGCGGCGATGTCGCCCCCCTACGTGCTGAAGCCCCTCAACGAGGGCTCCAGCGTCGGCGTGCACATCGTGCTGGAGGGCGAGGCGTCGCCCCTTGCCGACGGCGACTGGAGCTTCGGCGACCAGGTCATGATCGAGCGCTTCATTCCGGGTCGCGAACTGACGGTGGCAGTAATGGGCGAGCGGGCGCTCACCGTTACCGAAATCACCACGGCCCGCGGGTTCTACGACTACGACGCCAAATATGCGCCCGGCGGCTCCGTGCATGTCGTGCCGGCGGACCTGGAGTCGACGGTGTTCGAAGAAGCGCTGCGCCTGGCGCGGCTCGCCCACGCCACGCTCGGCTGCCGCGGCGTGTCCCGCGCCGACTTCCGCTTCGACGGCCGCGCCCTCTTCCTGCTCGAGGTCAACACCCAGCCGGGCATGACGCCGACGTCGCTGGTCCCGGAGCAGGCCGCCCACGTCGGCCTCGCGTTTCCGGATTTGGTTCGCTGGATGGTGGAGAACGCCCAATGCGACTCCTGA
- a CDS encoding UDP-N-acetylmuramate--L-alanine ligase — MKTLPLDVGTIHFVGIGGIGMSGIAEVLHNLGYAVQGSDLADNANTARLRALGIPVRIGHDAANLGEARVVVVSTAVRGDNPEVAAARRGLVPVVRRAEMLAQIMRLKWSIAVGGTHGKTTTTSLIASVLYAAGKDPTVINGGIINAWGSNARLGDGDWVVAEADESDGTFLKLPATVCVVTNIDPEHLDHFGNFDALREAFVAFISSVPFYGFAALCTDHPEVQGILPRVSDRRIVTYGFSPQADVRAVNVEAKAGGGMGFDAIIADRRSETVRRIDGLRLPMIGRHNVQNALAAVAVAAELGIGDEVLADALATFGGVNRRFTRTGEVDGITIIDDYGHHPVEIAAVLEAARNVTDGRVIAVVQPHRYTRLHSLFGEFCACFNDADAVVVADVYAAGEAPIAGADRDALVAGLRAHGHRRALPLASADDLAATVDELAAPGDLVVCLGAGTITRWAHDLPGRLAEIRRQPMRPSSMPDERAAR, encoded by the coding sequence ATGAAGACGCTCCCCCTCGACGTCGGCACCATCCATTTCGTCGGCATCGGCGGCATCGGCATGAGCGGCATCGCCGAGGTGCTGCACAATCTCGGCTACGCCGTCCAGGGCAGCGACCTCGCCGACAACGCCAACACGGCGCGGCTGCGGGCGCTCGGCATTCCGGTCCGCATCGGCCACGACGCGGCCAACCTCGGCGAAGCGCGGGTGGTCGTCGTCTCCACGGCGGTGCGGGGCGACAACCCGGAGGTAGCCGCCGCCCGCAGGGGCTTGGTGCCGGTGGTGCGCCGCGCCGAAATGCTGGCTCAGATCATGCGGCTCAAGTGGTCGATCGCCGTAGGCGGCACCCACGGCAAGACGACGACCACGTCACTGATTGCTTCGGTCCTATACGCCGCCGGGAAGGACCCGACGGTCATCAACGGCGGCATCATCAATGCGTGGGGCTCCAACGCCCGGCTCGGCGACGGCGACTGGGTGGTCGCCGAAGCGGATGAATCCGACGGCACCTTCCTCAAGCTGCCGGCAACGGTCTGCGTCGTCACCAACATCGATCCCGAGCATCTCGATCACTTCGGCAACTTTGATGCGTTGCGGGAAGCATTCGTCGCCTTCATCTCCAGCGTGCCGTTCTACGGGTTCGCCGCGCTGTGCACTGATCACCCTGAAGTCCAAGGGATCCTGCCTCGGGTCTCTGATCGTCGCATCGTCACCTACGGCTTCAGCCCGCAAGCCGATGTCCGCGCCGTCAACGTCGAGGCGAAGGCCGGCGGCGGCATGGGTTTCGACGCCATCATCGCCGATCGACGGAGCGAGACCGTGCGGCGGATCGACGGCCTCCGCCTGCCGATGATCGGCCGCCACAACGTCCAGAACGCGCTCGCAGCGGTGGCGGTCGCCGCCGAGCTCGGCATCGGTGACGAGGTGCTGGCCGATGCGCTGGCCACATTCGGCGGGGTCAACCGCCGCTTCACCCGCACCGGCGAAGTCGACGGCATCACCATCATTGACGACTACGGCCATCACCCCGTCGAAATCGCCGCGGTGCTGGAGGCGGCGCGGAACGTCACGGACGGTCGCGTCATCGCCGTCGTCCAACCCCATCGCTACACCCGCCTGCACTCGCTGTTCGGAGAGTTCTGCGCCTGCTTCAACGATGCCGACGCCGTCGTGGTCGCCGACGTGTATGCCGCCGGCGAGGCCCCCATCGCCGGCGCCGACCGCGACGCGCTGGTCGCGGGACTGCGGGCCCATGGTCATCGCCGCGCCCTGCCGCTTGCCAGCGCCGACGACTTGGCCGCCACCGTCGATGAGTTGGCGGCGCCGGGCGATCTGGTGGTCTGCCTCGGCGCCGGCACCATCACCCGATGGGCCCACGACCTGCCGGGCCGGCTGGCCGAGATCCGCCGCCAGCCGATGCGACCTTCGTCGATGCCCGACGAGAGGGCGGCACGATGA